One Solenopsis invicta isolate M01_SB chromosome 15, UNIL_Sinv_3.0, whole genome shotgun sequence genomic window, tatgtatatatcaataTGTTAAGTACTACATCTTCCAAGTGTAGCACGagcacatatacatatgtatataaagaaaatgaaacgaaaaaatattgtcaacggctcatataaatttcaatagaataataatttgtataaaaatttgtcaaataataaaCGGGCGAGCGAAATAGTGAGGTGTCAATATTAATTTCGCATAATTATCtatgtaattctatttacattacaaatttGGAGAATACGTAACGAATACGCAAAATCTTGTCGAATAATTAGATTGAACAAAAAATATCGTGAGGCAGATATTGTCAGATAATTACGCGAAACTAAAGatacttacaattaattaaaattgacacCTATTTTGTTTGCTCGTTTATGTGGcctttaaatcaattttactgaaaataaaacaattgatAATGCATAACGTTAACACATTTACGAGTTTGCGCTTCCGATATCTAAGTAATCCATCTGAATAAAGGCTGCACGTTTAGATGTATCTGAACGATACATCTAAACAGCTCGGATCGATATCTGCATCTGTCATCTCGTCAAGGGACTGTAAAAAAAGCTCATTATCCCAAGTCTAATTACCGGTGTAATCGACGTAATGTCCTTTTTCGCTACGTAGTACGCTAGCAGGAACTCGCGTTGGGTTTCGATGTTTAAAGGTGATTAAGATATCGATCCTCTGACCATTTTATTCTTCGTCAACTCATTTCTGTCGTTCTGTCTCTCGTTGGCATTACCGTTGAAcccattataaaattaaagctCCGACAATAACGTTCTTCCACGCATCGCGAGGCAATAATAGACACGAATAGGGATACATATAAattggcggcggcggcggcggcggcggcggcggaatAAATGATCCAGCGGAAAAACGTCTAAATAATTTGCAGCAAAACCACAATGGAAGGCCCAACAGTTGGGGCAATTTTCTTCGTCCCGATGATAACAGCCCGGTCGAGCACCAATTCAATGACGAGAAATCGAGTGGCTCCAGAACCAGCTCTCGCGCGTCCTCGGCCAGATCGACCAAGGGCTCTCACAGAGGAGTCAAGGGGGGAGTCTACGCGAATCGAGATGTCATTTACGAGCCTGACAAAAATGGCTCGCTAGCCGGCGAAACGCCGGCGAGTATCAGGAGAAAATTGTCGAGAGCCAGCGTATACCCATCCGGAACGAATCTGATCGCGCAGGATGCCTTCggtaagaattaatttaatttaatttaatttaatttaatttaatttaataaataaaacggtGAAGCCCTGAACGCTGAACGCGCGAAGCGACTGGATCTTTCGTTATTTCGAGGCCGAAGCAAGGCGGTGTGTGCGAGGCGTTCGATAGCGTTAGGGAACACGGAACGCGATTGTCAACCCGGTTGTCTCTCTCGAACGTTGTCTTCTCGGAACTTGAAACGCGCCTACATACTACATTATACGTGAGATTGCACGTTTGCTCGACAAACATGGGAACTGCTGTAATTTTAACTCGTCCCACTTATATGGTGCTTTAATAACGGAATTTGTTAGATATTACGTATGCGATATCATCTGCacgaacataaaaaaaaagaagtaaacgAGAGTGAGTCGTGGAAACCTGCGGGGTTGTCTATAACAGCGATAAAGCTATGTCAGTAAACCTCGATCAATATGCGTACGAATGTCAGCGTGTCACGAATATCGGATGTTAATAATGCAACGTTTTACTCGGCTCTAGTATTATCATCCTACGAATGTGAGCTCTAACTTCCTGGTTAACTTTTTGCTCTTTTTCGTAATAGCGTTCTACTTTTGCGAAACTATGTCGCGAAATTATAGACCCTGCGCGTTATCGTAAGGATACTTTCAAGGCGAAGTAATATAAATCTTACATCGCTCGATGACATGAAGAAAGGctttttgcttttatatttaatccattatatcaatataattgtCAAGCGGCATGCGGCACTTTCCTCGAAATGATGTGAAAGCCGTTAGGGCGCGGCCGACTTTAGAGTCAACTTGAAAAGAGAGTCGAAGCGCTTCACTCTTAAGCTAAAGCTAAAGCGTGTAAGCTTCACATAGCCATAAGATTACGCTAAATTCTATTTAAACTGAACAAGGTCCCAAACTCACGGCACCCGCTACTCCGGAAATCAATCCTTCGCTACCGGATACACCAGTTTCGTTGGATTTCGTCGAAGGCAACGCCGGAGATTCATTGCCGTCGAAAGATACGGGAATCGATCCCGAGCTACTTTATTTTCGGTGAGTAATTGTCTATCACGGCGATATGTCACGAGCTATTTCGGACCTTACACAATCGAGTGCCAAgacgtgtatacatatatgtgtatatagatGGACGTAGGCACTTTTCTATTATTACCAACTTAATACAATTATCTAGAACGTTAGCGATTGTCTcatcatttttttatcgttacttATGCGCGAGCGAGCCACTCGGAGAAAGAAAATGCGAAGGGTCGTTTATTTCGGAGGaataatttctcttatttttagaaactttttctaTAAAACATGCGTGTACGAGATAAAAAGTATTAAGTATTCTTTTCAAATTAGGCCATCTGTCGAAAGGACTTTTTTAACGTGTCACGATCAAGCGACGATTAACCGACTCGATCTAATTTTAGCGACGGTCATCGAAGAATAGACATGGTATTAGTCTATCAGGAAGAGAACGAAGGGGTCATGACCGAATTAGAAGCTCGTCGGCGAGAGCAGAGACGAGTGTTTCAACAAAATCTTTTGAAAGAAGGTCTGCAACTGGAGCTCGAGCCGAAGGAGAACTCGTTCGATGGGAAAACTaactttttgaaattacatataCCTTGGAAAGTCAAGGTGCAATACGCCGAAATAATGAGTTTAAAACTACCTACCAAGAGATTCAAAACGATTCCTATGAAAACATGGGTACGTGTTGAGGCGAGTTAAGGCGCTTTAAGGCAAGCGCGCGTTAGACGCGCGTTCTAAGCTTGTGCGTTGCGCGCGTATTATCGCGCCTAAGTGACGTATAAACACTTTTGAAAACACAGGATGCAGACGATGCCAAAGAACTATCCAAATTTTGGGCGCGATGGATGCGATGGACCAAATGGTTTCGTAAAATACATACTTGGGATACGTCGAAATATCCCGAGGAACCACATTTTTATGATTACATAGATTCCAGCGATCGTGAAGAAAGGTAAGGCCGAATAGTCGAATAGTCGTCGTCGAACGACTTATTATAACCAATTGACTAACGTTCGACAGATTTATCGTTAAGGAAAGAGATAATTGTTACACGCCTGCCCAGAGATCGTTAATAGTGATGCAAATATTATTGCGAGCGAGATACGACGAGAATCATGAGAAATCTGGTATTCGCAGGCTTTTAGCCGATGGAACGTATCTCGATTGTTTTCCTTTGCACGAGGGTCCTTATAATAAACCCATGCGCAGCGGAGAGATTCTCGATAGATACTTGTTGTACTTGATATGGGCGAGACCCTCCCAATggtaatagaaaatataatacttggATTACTCGATGTCGAGCATCGAGTTATTTTGCCTTATTATTATCTGAAATtgttttcatacatttttaggTATAAAAAACAGCCATTGTGGTTAATAAGAAGATACTTTGGCGAGAAAGTCGCTCTTTACTTTGCCTGGCTAGGATTCTACACGAAAAGCTTATATGCACCAGCAGTGGTAGGACTTTTATGTTTCATTTACGGTCTTTTAAGCATGGACAGCGTAGACAATGTTCCTAGCAAGGAAATATGCGATCCTAATTTAGCTGGTAAATGAATGTCCTTgattagaataaaagatagAGAGATATCATGACATTCCGTAATGCCcgtaatatttctaattttatatttaacgcaATATTTTAGGAAATATCACTCTATGTCCTATTTGCGATAGAGCGTGTACCTATCAAAAACTCGGCGACTCTTGTCTATTCTCAAAATTGACTTACTTATTTGACAATCCCGGGACTGTCTTCTTCGCTATTTTTATGTCTTTTTGGGGTAAGAATTGAGAAAGGGTAAAGTACTTCATCTCCAACACGTGTtcgttctttaattatatttcgatACTGACGTAACATCTTTGACACAGCTACGACATTCCTCGAGCTATGGAAACGACGACAAGCCGTGCTCGTTTGGGAATGGGATCTTCAAAACGCCGATTACAACGAAGAGCCTAGACCTGAATTCGAGACGTCCGTTAAAACGTTTCGAATAAATCCCGTGACGAAGGAAAAAGAACCGTATTTGCCCGTGTGGTCTAAATTCATCCGAAATTTGGCTACTGGATCGATAGTATTTTTTATGGTAATTATATCACGCGCACACatttccacacacacacacacacacacacatacacacacacacacacacagtgtGTCATCACAAATTATTATCGTTATATTATCTTTTGCGCAGATATGCGTAGTCCTCGGGGCGGTTTTAGGGACGATCGTATATCGCATTTCGTTGGTTGCTATCTTTTACGGTGGAGGTGGTAGTTTTTTAAAAAGGCACGCAAAGATATTCACTTCCATGACCGCTGCCCTCATTAACTTGGTGATAATCATGATACTTACGCGAATCTATCATCGGTTGGCTCGTTGGATGGTCAATATGGAAAATCCGAGAACGCAGACGGAATACGAAGCCAGTTATAcgtttaaaatctttttattcgaGTTTGTCAACTTTTACTCTTCTTTGATTTACATCGCTTTTTTTAAGGTATACCAGCATATACGACGTCAAACGGAGGACGGAGGAGGAGTTTCACATCACGAGATTCatctcatatttatttatttattttagggaAGATTTTTCGTTCATCCTGGCGATGCACAAGCGCGAGACTCAGAGTTTTATCGTATTAAAACGGACGTTTGCGATCCTGCTGGTTGCCTTTCCGAAGTCTGTATTCAACTTGCGATTATAATGGTCGGTAAACAATGCTTTAATAACATTGTCGAAATTTTATCACCGAAATTGTGGAATTGGTGGCGCAAGAGAACGCATGTCGCGGCGACGAAAGACCACGGTAGAAGATACACGTGTTGGGAGAAAGATTATCAACTTCAAGACCCGGGAAGATTAGCTTTATTCGacgaatatttagaaatgaGTGAGTCTGGCATTACGCGTAACGCTTCTATCAACTTCTATTTACAGATTTACATAtctgtatatacattttttcttcttGCACTGTTTACGTAGTACTGCAGTATGGATTTGTAACATTATTCGTGGCAGCGTTCCCCTTAGCACCTCTATTCGCTTTATTGAATAATATCGCTGAGATAAGATTGGACGCGTACAAAATGGTCTCGGAGGCTCGAAGACCTTTAGCCGAGCGAGTAGAGGATATTGGTGCTTGGTTTGGTATTCTTAGGGGTGTAACTTACGTGGCGGTAGTATCAAATGTACGCACGCACCTCTCACTCGATACTCGATATTCATCGAGTCGCGCCCGCAATCTTCAATCTTACGAAATATACGTGTTTCAGGCCTTCGTTATCGCGTACACATCCGACTTTATTCCACGTAGCGTGTACGCATTCGTTTATTCGCCCCACGAAGATTTGGTGGGTTACATCGATAGCTCCCTGTCAGAATTCAATACTTCCGATTATCGCGATGATATGAAGAGCGACGTAGAAGCTAAACATCCGGAAACGTGTCAGTACAGAGGCTACAGAAACGGTCCGGATCACATCGATCCTTACGGACTTAGTCCGCAGTACTGGCATGTTTTCGCCGCGCGTCTAGCATTTGTCGTTGTCTTCGAACACTTTGTAAGTTGACAAACTCcttctttttttatagtaatataacATGATAAATTTGTTGTTTCGATTAAGATAaaacttttttccttttaaacaGGTTTTCGCAATTACCGGTATTATGAGCTACGCAATACCAGCTGTACCACATTCTCTGACAACTCAGATACAACGCGAACAATTGATCGCTcaagaagaaaaatatgaaaaggaaATAAGGGGAAAAGAGGATGAAGATGATTTACTTTCGGTTTTGAGGGAAGCCGGAAGCATCGGTAGAGGAAGCTGGGCCAGACGATTCAGTAAATTGAGCGACGCTTTAGATACTCACGCTGACATTAGGCATAGTAAACGCAGCGATAGCTCCACAGTATGGCAAGTGCCGTAAAATCGAACATtacctttttattattgttcattCCACTCATAAAATTCGAGGTCATATAAGATTAATAAGGAAAAAAAGCCAAATGTTCTGTCTATTGTGTAAACATTAACTATTCTCAGTATCATTTCCAAATAACTCATAAGTACcagttttataataaacttacaTTTGCGCTTTTCAACAATTTCGACCCTAATTATCAGATGCACTGTAAAAAACGCAGATATAAGGTAAAAGTTACAAATACTGTTAcacaatatacttttttattttacataatgccatatttttttcctagaaattattacaatctatattatgtatgtatatatatatatgtatatagaatatatttataataatatacatgtattttctccctctttccctcctgtatatatatatatatatatatgtgtgtgtgtgtgtgtgtgtgtgtgtgtgtgtgtgtgtgtgcgcgtgcgcgcgtgtgtgcgtgtgtgtgtacatgttTTTGTATACATGTTCATTTCGATACACATCACTTTCTTACGTCTATTACTTTAAGAGCTAAATGTCTAATtacattaacatattttttacatgaaaacTATATCACAGTTGTGTTTGAAGGAGAGATGGGAATTTAAAGGAAGCCATTCAGGTAACTGATACTGAGCGTAGTCTATTCagtaagattataaaatgtgataaaaatactAAGTACTATTTTAAATAggaaaacttgaaaatttatcaaaaaaattatcaaataatcatttaacatttttttctatttttgcatttaataattTGGCACtaatacaaatactttatttgcaATCCATCAATCTATCAGGACTCTGCACGAATTGTACTTGCCGGCCTATTTTCAACTTTACGCTTTGCCCTTGTCTCACTTCATGCTCATTCCAAATAACAATTGATACTCGGACAGCACGCAACTTtcgaaattgtaattttcaaaaaaaaagggggggggctAACATCATACACTTTAGACTTTGTGTTATTCTACTTTTATTCTTGGTCAAATCGTTCTCGCGAATCAAAAAAGAGGATGGGCATCATTAAAACTTGGAACTCGGACAACACGCGGGTTGGTGAAATAAGAgaattacatacatacatctaGTCCTTAACTCTTATCAGAGCGTAGCGACCTCTCGACGTATTTCTGTGATGTGCGCTGtttacaatttacacagatATACGGGACTTACAGTTTAACGGCTTTATCTAGAGAAATTCTCTTGACAAGATACCTCTCGGTGGTTTGCTATTGTCTTGCGAGAGGTAACAGTcgaataaaatcaaatgttttaaatcagTGAGATATGAACCTAACCCGAATCTTCGGCATAGAGAGTAGACGCACGACTCTCTGTACCACGATCGCTACAGGTTAGATAAGAGGATTAGCGCTAGTTGAAAATTTGCTAAAATGTGCAATTCATGTCAAACCTAATATTAGATTATGTTTTTTTGTGTGgcaaaaaatttcaactttacTTACCAAATGGACTAAGCTGcgactgaaaatatttttccaataaagtaaaaaaataaaattgtgtggAAAGAGCAACACTTAGCTAGGTCCAGGAGGGGTAAAATTAAACATGGTAGTAGGTGGACGTCCTGGTAAAGGTTTTGGTGGTAACCTCGGCGTTACTGATCCTGAAACccaataacataaaaaataaacgtcTGTGAAAATAAATATCTGTTATACACATAAATTTGTAAACGACATATTATCTCACCGTTAGGCTGCGTTGGTGGAAGTTTTGTAGGGCTAGAACTATTAAAAGACATATGTCTCCGTGGATGAATGACAGTACAGCCTGTATTTTCTAACGTGGAATTTCGACGCGTTAATATTGCCGAACTACTCGGGTTTAGCGTCGCTGGAAGTCGTGATGGTACAGGTCGCGGTGGTAACGGCGGTGGCGAAATATCATCTCTCGGAGGAAGAATTGGTGCATTTGGAGCTTGTTTTGCCTATATTTGTTCAAAACAAATTTCTTACTTTCTTGAAGAAAATCACATGATAATATCTTGTTTTTCATTAATCTtagtgcaaaaatatttctactctaatataatatagaaatatgagTTTAATATAACATATCTGTCAAAACATTCATATCCAATATAACAAGTAAGAATGAAAGTAATAAACATtggtattgaataaaaataaaaataattgcttgatttaaaaataacatttttttttagaaaacatttaaatttgcaatattttaaaatcttgttACAAGAAGATATCTCAACATTGAATTATTATAGTATtcgaaaaaaacttttaaaccaaATGTATctcagataattttaaaatcttacttGTTGCGGCGATTCGCTGCATGAACCTTCTCGTCTGGGTTTAGGTCTGGGTGGTAAAGGTGGTGGAGGTTGGCTAGGAGGTACATTATTGGGAAACGATGGTGTTTGTATTGCACTGGGACTGCCACCTGGCAACGGTAGAGACGTTGTAGGACTTATCATGTTTATAGTGCTATTAAAGACGAAGTGAGTTTGAGGATTCGTAAAGAAATGTCCAGGAGATTGAGGGCTGCTACCCGACGAAGCGAGTGAAAGCGCCGACATGCTAGGTGGACTAGGTGATGCCGGTGGCACAGATGCTATAGAATAAACGACGagagttatatttataattgtaattaatacgTGATTTAAGTATAAATGCATACCTAATAAGACAGGCACAAAAACGCTATGGTCCATTACATGTGGAATTGTGATTTGTGATCCATGTGGAGGTGTTTCCGGTAATCCGTGGGGAAACGCGTCCGCTGGAGACTCGTGTAATCTTACGCTGGATGTTACCACATGTAACGGAGCTGGTAATCTTCCGCTTCTAGCTTTGATTCCTGGCGATTTCAAGTTCAACTCTGGCCATTTACGCggctattgcaaaaatttaagaaaatgtaaaagacataataatttttatacactgTATCATTGTGTTAAATAACGCTTACAAATCGTGGAGGTTGCCTGCATCCTCTTGGTTCTATTTCTaagcttttattatataaataattgcttATATCCGCGTCTTTCATATTAGGATCAAAAGGACAtagattttcaagaaattgCCTTATTCTAGACTCCACCAAAAGACAATAGGGTTGATTTTGATACTGTTGTATTTCACCAGTTATTTCTGCTACTTTTCGGCGTTTGCTAAAATTAATAAGCTCCGGACTTCCTGGTAAATAATCTGAATTTCCTTCTTCAATATGCAGAATATTAGTCAAGTACATAcctaagaataaaaaaatagtttaattttctttaataataaaggACTTTGTAATAccactttataatatttaccaAAGAATGGTACGCAAGGTGGATTGATAGATCTTAGTTTCTCTTGATACTTCCGAAAATGGTCGTTATTAAGCTCTCGTGCTTCTTCCAACGCTTTTTCTAATCGTGCAGGTAATTGCTGTAAAAGTAAACTTGTAAAAAAGTAATAGTTTGTTAtaagaattttgattttaattatgtatatgaaTTGGACATACCTGAAATGTACACTTTAATCTGAAAACCGAAGCCGATCCCATAGCACTGATAACAGCTAGAACGCCGTTAAAATTATTGAGATCTTGCAGCACCATCATTACTTCGATTGCACGTGATATAATGGCTAATCTCTCGTCGAAATTTTCAGCTTCTACTATTGTCTTTTCTAACCATCTTGTAAACTATCAAATCGtagtaaaatgaaaaaataaaattaacgtgacataaaacaataaacatttaatatctCGCGATATATTTCTGATAACTTAAAATGCAAACTTACATTTGTTGTATGCTTAATCATTTTCAGCAGATTTGGTGATGTCTTTTCCTTATCCTTTTTTGTCCATACAGATCCGACTAATTCGGAAGGCTTTACTGTTCTATACAGATCAAACTCCAATAATGTTAATTGTCTTGCTAATTCGATAGGATGTAACTGTAATTGATAAAGtcatttcaatatatttcgGTAACTGATATTGTCATAAATACATcaagatattagagaaatattattttaagaaaaggaattaaaggataaataatttatataccgTAAGTATTCCATATTCTTCTTCAGGAACTTTAAGATGCCACTCAACCGGTGGAGGAGATCGTTCAAAACTAAATGTGATAGGTCGTTGTTCCGATGGCTCGCATTttctttgtacaatttttattactgaATCAACCCATTTCCGCATGGATTTACCACTAACTGTAtccaaaaataattgcaatctttcCAAAAGATTTCTATCACGTTCAAAATCGTAAAAATGATGATCCACctaagaaaaaggaaaaataaaataaaacaatattttagtacAAGAAAAAGGCTAAGAAGGACCGAGAtagaatacaatttaaaaaaaataaatttattttagtaagtTAAGTTAAACTGACAATACGTTTCAACTTACTTGGTCTTTTTTAGccattctaataaataattaaggacaaaaatattgttaaaataaatataaataaacgtttGCAACACAGCATACACATGTCAAAAGTTACTTCGATTGTCAAAACTTATCAAATcaaacaagataaaaattaaaaaaagagcatatataatagaaattaaaatgaaaaaaatattagtctATGGAATCggaataataaaatgtcaaggtgtagttaaaataatatactcatACTTCGTTGCGCGCTATGTGAAAATAAGTTGAGTTCCAAGTGATAAGATTAGTAAAAAGAATGTCAGGTGTGATCAAGTATTGATAAAACgtatattctaataaatattcatttgagGAGGACTGAGGTTATCCAAACGTACTGCGAgtttaacttaataaatttatctttaaaaattacatcCTACTTTGCCTGTGCTTCTAAAccctttacttttttttgttttgcaaaTACGAAATGTTacttcttattattttaaaagaatctgGAAATTTAAGAGAAGCGAGAAATTAGGAAATGTTACTAACCCAATGtcttaaaacgtttaaaactcTAAACTGCACTGGCTGACAAAATTCTTTCCTATATCTTTTCCAATCTTCTCTAGCTGTCTTACATACAGAAGGTTTTTCTTCTTCACCATAGACTAATGAAGGATCTGGTATATCAAATCTTTCTATTAACAATGTCAATAATTCTTGAGGTGAGCAAAAActcctgtaaaataaattgttaaaatataaataatttatatgaaaagtatTAATAGAATAAGCTATCGTTACTTACCTGTAAGTAGTAAGGAATGTTCTTACAAAAGCTGGATCAGCATATATGTGATAAGTTAATCTCTCTACTAATTTTATCAAAGTTGCACCCTTAATCAAGGGAACACCGCCATTTTCTCTGGCCTCCAAAACAATATTTTCCGAACTATCTTGTTCGGCAAATTTATATAAGTGAGATGGAGGTAGCCTCAACGGGTGCTTTCTTTCCTCGTCCAAGAGGATGCTATCTAAAGTTCTTTCTAACATACTTTTTGTATTCAACATGACTAAATCCGCCATCCAATTATTCTTATCTTCGACAGATTTGGCAACAAGAATAACATTAGGGTGGTCCCTTGGTGCAATttcaaaagcattttttaattctgtaaaaatatttcaattgtaaATAGAGAtgacacaaaattataataaagttgcaTATGCGTTTACCTTCGGTATCTTCTCTATCAATAATATCGACTTTTCTAATGAAAAGTCTCTCTTTTAATCGGAGTTCACCTTGGTGAGTCGAATGTCCACCTACTCCGACTGCTACGATACCTGCTGCAACGGTAACGCTGACTCTTTTACTACCAGTTGGTTTACACAATATTAATAAACCATCAAATAACAAAGCTTTCCTTTCTGTTAATCTTCGTCCATTACTAGCCACTTTTTTCAACGTATCCTCTATATAAACATTATCGATATATAACTATCGTTAATCTAAAGAAATGATTAACTATTAAGAGATatgataaaaagatatttccttATTACCTCTAATAAATTCATTGCAACACTGCCCGATATCTTTTTGATCCCAACCGTCTACAGTCTTTTGTAGTTCATTAATTTTCTCCAGTACCGCTTGCCTCCTTGCTCTGCTCTGCATTCGCAAGCTCGTATCCTTTTTTGGAAGACTTGCTACAGATTGCATTAATTCCATTTGTAGTGGTCTTAACAAACCTTGCACCTGTTCCAGCGTTTCGGCATCCTCTGTATTAGTTGTACGCGTATGTAAaacctaaaattttaaaatatatt contains:
- the LOC105199723 gene encoding anoctamin-4 isoform X2 — its product is MLLKETRRVINMDDNKQQVDDDSQQNHNGRPNSWGNFLRPDDNSPVEHQFNDEKSSGSRTSSRASSARSTKGSHRGVKGGVYANRDVIYEPDKNGSLAGETPASIRRKLSRASVYPSGTNLIAQDAFGPKLTAPATPEINPSLPDTPVSLDFVEGNAGDSLPSKDTGIDPELLYFRDGHRRIDMVLVYQEENEGVMTELEARRREQRRVFQQNLLKEGLQLELEPKENSFDGKTNFLKLHIPWKVKVQYAEIMSLKLPTKRFKTIPMKTWDADDAKELSKFWARWMRWTKWFRKIHTWDTSKYPEEPHFYDYIDSSDREERFIVKERDNCYTPAQRSLIVMQILLRARYDENHEKSGIRRLLADGTYLDCFPLHEGPYNKPMRSGEILDRYLLYLIWARPSQWYKKQPLWLIRRYFGEKVALYFAWLGFYTKSLYAPAVVGLLCFIYGLLSMDSVDNVPSKEICDPNLAGNITLCPICDRACTYQKLGDSCLFSKLTYLFDNPGTVFFAIFMSFWATTFLELWKRRQAVLVWEWDLQNADYNEEPRPEFETSVKTFRINPVTKEKEPYLPVWSKFIRNLATGSIVFFMICVVLGAVLGTIVYRISLVAIFYGGGGSFLKRHAKIFTSMTAALINLVIIMILTRIYHRLARWMVNMENPRTQTEYEASYTFKIFLFEFVNFYSSLIYIAFFKGRFFVHPGDAQARDSEFYRIKTDVCDPAGCLSEVCIQLAIIMVGKQCFNNIVEILSPKLWNWWRKRTHVAATKDHGRRYTCWEKDYQLQDPGRLALFDEYLEMILQYGFVTLFVAAFPLAPLFALLNNIAEIRLDAYKMVSEARRPLAERVEDIGAWFGILRGVTYVAVVSNAFVIAYTSDFIPRSVYAFVYSPHEDLVGYIDSSLSEFNTSDYRDDMKSDVEAKHPETCQYRGYRNGPDHIDPYGLSPQYWHVFAARLAFVVVFEHFVFAITGIMSYAIPAVPHSLTTQIQREQLIAQEEKYEKEIRGKEDEDDLLSVLREAGSIGRGSWARRFSKLSDALDTHADIRHSKRSDSSTVWQVP